One Phenylobacterium hankyongense DNA segment encodes these proteins:
- a CDS encoding cupin domain-containing protein, whose protein sequence is MKMLLAATLSLLAVQAASAQPAAAPAPAAPPAAPREPPSNDAAGLTVDQFVGYADRAAPHIMYDVIQKRTILSGGDPTRPGAPRAVMPYHNELALLELGALNTTSMFKTPDQLVLYVETGQGRIDDGKQVWDLKPGIAILIPPNLAHRLSNTGDTPMKILMTSQTLDPSVKPRADILVRDTNKLVYTERNVHWSNQTKYVFQQEDGLFSSDKVYIVYMGGWTIAGAHAHTPGQEEVWVKLTDGPAALQVGSEIRPWPMNAGLMAPPNGKSVHAAINLSHDVQSWFYMGRLAPFAQPRPANAPPRPGSEAIAEGLRNATIAGRPLPSEGKGRTGR, encoded by the coding sequence ATGAAGATGCTTCTCGCGGCGACCCTGTCCCTTCTCGCCGTCCAGGCCGCGTCCGCCCAGCCGGCCGCCGCCCCTGCCCCTGCCGCGCCGCCCGCCGCCCCGCGCGAGCCGCCGAGCAACGACGCCGCCGGCCTGACCGTCGACCAGTTCGTGGGCTACGCCGACCGCGCCGCGCCGCACATCATGTACGACGTGATCCAGAAGCGCACGATCCTCAGCGGCGGCGACCCGACCCGGCCCGGCGCGCCCCGCGCGGTGATGCCCTACCACAACGAGCTCGCGCTGCTGGAGCTCGGCGCCCTCAACACCACCTCGATGTTCAAGACGCCGGATCAGCTGGTGCTCTACGTCGAGACCGGACAGGGCCGCATCGACGACGGCAAGCAGGTGTGGGACCTGAAGCCCGGGATCGCCATCCTGATCCCGCCCAATCTGGCGCACCGGCTGTCGAACACCGGCGACACGCCCATGAAGATCCTGATGACCTCGCAGACGCTCGATCCGAGCGTCAAGCCGCGCGCCGACATCCTGGTCCGCGACACCAACAAGCTCGTCTACACCGAGCGCAACGTCCACTGGAGCAACCAGACCAAGTACGTGTTCCAGCAGGAGGACGGCCTGTTCTCCAGCGACAAGGTCTACATCGTCTACATGGGCGGCTGGACGATCGCCGGCGCCCACGCCCACACGCCCGGCCAGGAAGAAGTCTGGGTGAAGCTCACCGACGGCCCGGCCGCCCTGCAGGTCGGCAGCGAAATCCGCCCCTGGCCGATGAACGCGGGCCTGATGGCGCCGCCGAACGGCAAGTCGGTCCATGCCGCCATCAACCTCAGCCACGATGTGCAGAGCTGGTTCTACATGGGCCGCCTGGCGCCCTTCGCCCAGCCGCGCCCCGCCAACGCTCCGCCGCGTCCGGGCTCCGAGGCCATCGCCGAAGGCCTCCGCAACGCCACCATCGCGGGACGCCCGCTGCCGTCGGAGGGCAAGGGGCGCACGGGCCGCTGA
- a CDS encoding TonB-dependent receptor plug domain-containing protein, whose amino-acid sequence MRMVSAASAMLAGVSMLALAAPALAQSSGVKTFSAADKASGGDAGGGEAAEVEAVVVTGSRIVSNGFQAPTPVTTMTSEALLARAPTNIPDALNQLPQFRGSSSNKQSVTWNANSPNQGNYLNLRGLGTTRTLILLDGVRVPPTSFAGGVDINTLPQVLVQRVDVVTGGASAAYGSDAMVGVVNFVLDKNFNGLKGSAQYGASTYGDANSYKATLAAGTSFAGGRGHIEGSIEHFNSDPINANDRENGQRFIQYTSRSQGGVQYSTTYQDVRFSSVTFGGYINSGPLKGYEFLPGGAIQPMAVGGPTTNPTYSIGGGGAYWTNTTMVSALKTDQAFGRVSYDLTDNINSHMQFSAAESRNQLNIRWDEHYGGSQNGITISRDNAFLRPEVVAALGSTNSFQMSRIGMMDTPQYKGDTLNDSGMINAGLDGKFSALGHEWHWDANYVWGRNQLRTNVNEFNSQRFYAAIDSVRNSAGQAVCRVSLTNPTLLPGCVPMNIFGVGAPSAESIAWAMGRSQYQAVNQMNIVSANLSGDLFELPAGPLSVAFGGEWRRQTLDETSNSDPAVASSIDYTGIQGKPNNVLPYNFTNIGLASGQVTVKEAYVEVAAPLLKDLPFVQSLDLNAAARVTDYSTSGQVMTWKVGVNYQPYDDLRLRMTVSRDITAPTLYQLYQGKQVTANLDLDLHTGASASYINEVGGNPNLTPEIGSMVVGGFVYSPSYFKGFTVSVDAYSLLINDAIGSTNQGLLNQECEQSNGTSPSCAYIIRPLPFSDRTPANNMQRVLNVQRNQAKVFQSGFDVEAAYLVPLEAISSRLSGRLELRGLASVLTDYSLKPSATQPRQGQLNYGNNPRISGSLEANYSNGPWSVRVAERWTGSAKRSRTTIFTNYDVQPNVNYTDLNVAYKFGAERQYEAFASVQNLFNVDPPLIADSANPGLQFPTNRAMYDVIGRYITVGFRFRR is encoded by the coding sequence ATGAGAATGGTTTCAGCCGCGAGCGCCATGCTCGCCGGCGTCAGCATGCTCGCTCTTGCCGCGCCGGCGCTGGCTCAATCGTCGGGTGTGAAAACCTTTTCAGCAGCGGACAAGGCGAGCGGCGGCGACGCGGGCGGCGGCGAGGCGGCCGAGGTCGAGGCCGTGGTCGTCACGGGCTCGCGGATCGTCAGCAACGGCTTCCAGGCGCCCACGCCCGTCACCACCATGACCTCCGAGGCGTTGCTCGCCCGCGCGCCGACCAACATCCCGGACGCGCTCAACCAGCTCCCGCAGTTCCGCGGCTCGTCCTCGAACAAGCAGTCGGTGACCTGGAACGCCAACAGCCCGAACCAGGGCAACTACCTGAACCTGCGCGGCCTCGGCACCACCCGCACCCTGATCCTGCTCGACGGCGTCCGCGTGCCGCCGACCAGCTTCGCCGGCGGCGTCGACATCAACACCCTGCCCCAGGTCCTCGTCCAACGCGTCGACGTGGTCACCGGCGGCGCCTCGGCGGCCTATGGCTCCGACGCCATGGTGGGCGTGGTCAACTTCGTCCTCGACAAGAACTTCAACGGCCTGAAGGGCAGCGCCCAGTACGGCGCCTCCACCTACGGCGACGCCAACAGCTACAAGGCGACCCTGGCGGCCGGCACGAGCTTCGCCGGCGGCCGCGGCCACATCGAAGGCTCGATCGAGCACTTCAATTCCGATCCGATCAACGCCAACGACCGTGAGAACGGCCAGCGGTTCATCCAGTACACCAGCCGCTCTCAGGGCGGCGTCCAGTACTCGACCACCTATCAGGACGTCCGCTTTTCGAGCGTCACCTTCGGCGGCTACATCAACAGCGGACCGCTGAAGGGCTACGAGTTCCTGCCGGGCGGCGCCATCCAGCCGATGGCGGTGGGCGGCCCCACGACCAACCCGACCTATTCGATCGGCGGCGGCGGCGCCTACTGGACCAACACCACCATGGTGTCGGCCCTCAAGACGGACCAGGCCTTCGGGCGGGTGTCCTACGACCTGACCGACAACATCAACTCCCACATGCAGTTCTCGGCGGCGGAGTCGCGCAACCAGCTCAATATCCGCTGGGACGAGCACTACGGCGGCTCGCAGAACGGCATCACCATCTCCCGTGACAACGCCTTCCTGCGTCCGGAAGTGGTCGCCGCGCTCGGCTCGACGAACAGCTTCCAGATGTCGCGCATCGGCATGATGGACACGCCGCAGTACAAGGGCGACACGCTCAACGACAGCGGCATGATCAATGCCGGCCTGGACGGCAAGTTCAGCGCCCTCGGCCATGAATGGCACTGGGACGCCAACTACGTCTGGGGCCGCAACCAGCTGCGCACCAACGTCAACGAGTTCAACAGCCAGCGCTTCTATGCGGCGATCGACTCGGTCCGGAACTCGGCCGGGCAGGCCGTCTGCCGGGTGAGCCTGACCAACCCGACGCTGCTGCCCGGCTGCGTGCCGATGAACATCTTCGGGGTCGGCGCCCCGTCGGCGGAATCCATCGCCTGGGCGATGGGCCGCTCGCAGTACCAAGCCGTCAACCAGATGAACATCGTCTCCGCCAACCTCAGCGGCGACCTGTTCGAGCTGCCGGCCGGCCCGCTGTCCGTCGCCTTCGGCGGTGAATGGCGTCGCCAGACGCTGGACGAGACCTCGAACTCCGACCCGGCGGTCGCGTCGTCGATCGACTACACCGGGATCCAGGGCAAGCCGAACAACGTGCTGCCGTACAACTTCACCAACATCGGCCTCGCCTCCGGCCAGGTCACGGTGAAGGAGGCCTATGTCGAAGTCGCCGCCCCGCTGCTCAAGGACCTGCCGTTCGTCCAGTCCCTGGACCTGAACGCCGCGGCCCGCGTCACCGACTACAGCACCAGCGGCCAGGTGATGACCTGGAAGGTGGGCGTGAACTATCAGCCCTACGACGATCTGCGGCTGCGGATGACCGTCTCCCGCGACATCACCGCGCCGACCCTCTACCAGCTCTACCAGGGCAAGCAGGTCACCGCGAACCTCGACCTCGACCTGCACACCGGCGCCTCGGCCTCGTACATCAACGAGGTGGGCGGCAACCCGAACCTGACGCCGGAGATCGGCTCGATGGTGGTGGGCGGCTTCGTCTATTCGCCGAGCTACTTCAAGGGCTTCACGGTCTCGGTCGACGCCTACAGCCTGCTGATCAACGACGCGATCGGCTCGACCAACCAGGGCCTGCTGAACCAGGAGTGCGAGCAGAGCAACGGCACCTCGCCGTCGTGCGCCTACATCATCCGGCCCCTGCCCTTCTCCGACCGCACCCCCGCCAACAACATGCAGCGGGTGCTGAACGTCCAGCGCAACCAGGCCAAGGTGTTCCAGTCGGGCTTCGACGTGGAAGCGGCCTATCTGGTGCCGCTGGAGGCGATCTCGAGCCGGCTCAGCGGCCGCCTGGAGCTGCGCGGCCTCGCCTCAGTGCTGACCGACTACAGCCTGAAGCCCAGCGCGACGCAGCCGCGGCAAGGCCAGCTCAACTACGGCAACAACCCGCGGATCAGCGGCTCGCTCGAGGCCAACTACAGCAACGGCCCCTGGTCGGTGCGGGTGGCCGAGCGCTGGACCGGCTCGGCCAAGCGCTCGCGGACGACGATCTTCACCAACTACGACGTCCAGCCGAACGTCAATTATACCGACCTCAACGTCGCCTATAAGTTCGGCGCCGAGCGCCAGTACGAAGCCTTCGCGAGCGTCCAGAACCTGTTCAACGTCGATCCGCCGCTGATCGCCGACTCCGCCAACCCGGGCCTGCAGTTCCCGACCAACCGCGCGATGTACGACGTCATCGGCCGTTACATCACGGTGGGCTTCCGCTTCCGCCGCTAG
- the dusA gene encoding tRNA dihydrouridine(20/20a) synthase DusA codes for MENISQYQSSRLSVAPMMDWTDRHCRMLHRSLTARAMLYTEMLTTGAILHGDRARLLAFDPAEQPVALQLGGSDPADLAAAARIGEAEGYGEINLNVGCPSDRVQSGRFGACLMREPALVAECMAAIAAAVKVPATVKCRIGVDEQDPEASLFSLVDLCAQAGVRHFVVHARKAWLQGLSPKENRDVPPLDYPLVYRLKRERPELTIVINGGIASLEAAQAHLQHVDGVMLGRAAYHTPEILGEVDARLFGAGEAVHVLEAVRRYRPYVARELSRGVRLAAMTRHMLGLFQGRPGARTWRRILTVEGVKPGAGLEVIDAALAAVSRSASRDSGLQEERLTRGLEAGQAA; via the coding sequence ATGGAAAACATTTCGCAATATCAGTCATCTAGACTGTCAGTCGCCCCGATGATGGACTGGACGGACCGGCATTGCCGGATGCTGCACCGGTCGCTGACGGCGCGGGCGATGCTCTATACCGAGATGCTGACCACCGGCGCGATCCTGCACGGGGACCGCGCGCGCCTGCTGGCCTTCGACCCGGCGGAGCAGCCGGTGGCGTTGCAGCTGGGCGGGTCCGATCCGGCCGATCTGGCGGCTGCGGCGCGGATCGGCGAGGCCGAGGGCTATGGCGAGATCAACCTCAACGTCGGCTGCCCGTCGGACCGCGTGCAGTCGGGGCGGTTCGGCGCCTGCCTGATGCGCGAGCCGGCTCTCGTTGCGGAGTGCATGGCGGCCATCGCCGCGGCGGTGAAGGTCCCGGCGACGGTGAAGTGCCGGATCGGCGTCGACGAGCAGGACCCGGAGGCGAGCCTGTTCTCCCTGGTGGACCTCTGCGCCCAGGCCGGCGTGCGGCATTTCGTGGTCCACGCCCGCAAGGCCTGGCTGCAGGGCCTGTCGCCGAAGGAGAACCGCGACGTGCCGCCGCTCGACTATCCGCTGGTCTACCGGCTGAAGCGCGAGCGGCCGGAGCTGACGATCGTCATCAACGGCGGCATCGCCTCGCTGGAGGCGGCGCAGGCCCATCTGCAGCACGTCGACGGGGTGATGCTCGGCCGGGCGGCCTACCACACGCCGGAAATCCTCGGCGAGGTCGACGCGCGGCTCTTTGGGGCCGGCGAAGCGGTCCACGTGCTGGAGGCGGTCAGGCGCTATCGGCCCTACGTGGCGCGGGAGCTGTCGCGCGGGGTGCGCCTGGCGGCGATGACCCGGCACATGCTGGGCCTGTTCCAGGGTCGGCCGGGGGCGCGGACCTGGCGGCGGATCCTGACGGTGGAAGGCGTGAAGCCGGGCGCAGGCCTGGAGGTGATCGACGCGGCGCTGGCGGCGGTCAGCCGCTCAGCGTCGCGGGACTCAGGGCTGCAGGAAGAGCGCCTGACGCGTGGCCTGGAAGCTGGACAGGCGGCCTAG
- a CDS encoding TIGR02281 family clan AA aspartic protease, which produces MLRFAMVSLVAGVSAVVAAHAVVVFAREPLALRAAKAEAPLVMAATGPLPAPQGGAVMKASDGHFWADGDVNGQAVHFLVDTGATAVALTPKDAERLGFDLSKLHYGYAVVTAGGQARAAGVKLASISVAGARLENVDALVIERGLDASLLGMTYLGRLSSFQATRQALFLQP; this is translated from the coding sequence ATGCTCAGGTTCGCGATGGTGTCGCTGGTCGCGGGGGTCTCCGCCGTCGTGGCGGCGCACGCCGTGGTGGTGTTCGCCCGCGAGCCGCTGGCGCTGCGCGCCGCCAAGGCCGAGGCGCCGCTGGTGATGGCCGCCACCGGGCCCCTGCCCGCGCCGCAGGGCGGGGCGGTGATGAAGGCCAGCGACGGACACTTCTGGGCCGACGGCGACGTCAACGGCCAGGCTGTCCACTTCCTGGTGGACACCGGCGCGACCGCCGTGGCCCTGACGCCGAAGGACGCCGAACGGCTCGGCTTCGACCTGTCCAAGCTCCATTATGGCTACGCCGTGGTCACCGCCGGCGGCCAGGCCCGCGCGGCCGGCGTAAAGCTGGCGTCGATCTCGGTGGCCGGCGCGCGGCTGGAGAACGTCGACGCCCTGGTCATCGAGAGGGGGCTCGACGCCTCGCTCCTCGGGATGACCTATCTAGGCCGCCTGTCCAGCTTCCAGGCCACGCGTCAGGCGCTCTTCCTGCAGCCCTGA
- a CDS encoding DUF1289 domain-containing protein codes for MTPARPPAPIKTPCIQVCVVDGESGLCLGCYRRLAEIAGWAKLGAAEREAIMAELPSRRSLIAPQKLAMF; via the coding sequence ATGACCCCTGCCCGGCCGCCCGCCCCGATCAAGACGCCCTGTATCCAGGTCTGCGTCGTCGACGGCGAGAGCGGCCTGTGCCTCGGCTGCTATCGCCGACTGGCGGAGATCGCCGGCTGGGCGAAGCTCGGCGCGGCCGAACGCGAGGCGATCATGGCCGAGCTGCCATCGCGCCGCAGCCTGATCGCACCGCAAAAGCTGGCGATGTTCTGA
- a CDS encoding PaaI family thioesterase: protein MSDLKPKLDAAGVNALMRRAFPESGQDGLPQVMSVAPGRVRVMRPYGPGMLRPGEVISGPVLMALADTAAYALVLAHVGDQLMAVTSSLTVNFLRGCKPADLYAEAEMLRLGRRNAVCEVRLWTEGPERLAAQATVTYALPQP from the coding sequence ATGAGCGATCTCAAGCCGAAGCTGGACGCCGCCGGCGTCAACGCCCTGATGCGCCGCGCCTTCCCGGAGTCCGGGCAGGACGGGCTGCCGCAGGTGATGAGCGTGGCGCCCGGTCGGGTGCGGGTGATGCGCCCCTACGGCCCCGGCATGCTGCGGCCGGGCGAGGTGATCTCGGGCCCGGTGCTGATGGCGCTGGCGGACACCGCCGCGTACGCCCTGGTGCTGGCCCACGTGGGCGACCAGCTGATGGCGGTGACCTCGTCGCTGACCGTGAACTTCCTGCGCGGCTGCAAGCCGGCGGACCTCTACGCCGAGGCGGAGATGTTGCGCCTGGGCCGCCGCAACGCGGTCTGCGAGGTGCGGCTCTGGACCGAGGGCCCGGAGCGGCTTGCCGCTCAGGCCACGGTGACGTACGCGCTCCCCCAGCCATGA
- a CDS encoding phospholipase D-like domain-containing protein, with protein sequence MTVLRPGETCWRTARAGRAAFLIDNEAYFTAVFDAVQKARRSILLLGWGFDPRTRLFPDGYDGPDDPDEVGRILVELACAKPELDVRLLVWKSALPIAASQEFFPHKARKWFKNTPVKFRLDDQVPFGACHHQKVLVIDDRLAFSGGGDISVDRWDTPGHLDGDQRRIMPKQECHDPRHEVMMMVDGEAARALADHARERWRRATGETLTPPPDAGGDPWPDHVPPHLIDRDVAIALTEPAWKGRPLVDQIRQLTLACIAEAKDTIYLENQYFTSPIVAEALAARLAEPDGPQVVLISTGQAPSWFDQLTMDRARGAMIWRLRSADIFGRFRAFWPATPAGETIIVHSKVSVFDDRIARVGSANLNNRSGGFDTELELALECDDETARLNIAAFRDRLVGHFMGHTGDAVAKARAEFGGLVGAIDALNRDGRLRPIEPPGVTAIGEFVTKYHLGDPQDTRDAWRPNRRRERLYSELRAIGGVGETQVWEDAEQQRVRPPRNP encoded by the coding sequence ATGACGGTCTTGAGACCCGGTGAGACCTGCTGGCGCACCGCCCGCGCCGGGCGCGCGGCGTTCCTGATCGACAACGAGGCCTACTTCACCGCGGTGTTCGACGCCGTCCAGAAGGCGCGCCGCTCGATCCTGCTGCTCGGCTGGGGGTTCGATCCGCGCACGCGGCTGTTCCCCGACGGCTACGACGGCCCCGACGACCCCGACGAGGTCGGTCGCATCCTGGTGGAGCTCGCCTGCGCCAAGCCGGAGCTCGACGTCCGCCTGCTGGTCTGGAAGTCCGCCCTGCCGATCGCCGCCAGCCAGGAGTTCTTCCCGCATAAGGCGCGCAAGTGGTTCAAGAACACGCCGGTCAAGTTCCGGCTGGACGACCAGGTGCCCTTCGGCGCCTGCCATCATCAGAAGGTGCTGGTGATCGACGACCGGCTGGCGTTCAGCGGCGGCGGCGACATCTCGGTCGACCGCTGGGACACGCCGGGGCACCTGGATGGCGACCAGCGCCGCATCATGCCCAAGCAGGAGTGCCATGACCCGCGGCACGAGGTGATGATGATGGTGGACGGCGAGGCGGCCCGCGCGCTCGCCGACCACGCCCGCGAACGCTGGCGGCGCGCCACCGGCGAGACGCTGACGCCGCCGCCGGACGCCGGCGGCGATCCCTGGCCGGACCACGTGCCGCCGCACCTGATCGACAGGGACGTGGCCATCGCGCTGACCGAGCCTGCCTGGAAAGGCCGGCCGCTGGTCGACCAGATCCGGCAGCTGACGCTGGCCTGCATCGCCGAGGCGAAGGACACGATCTACCTCGAGAACCAGTACTTCACCTCGCCGATCGTCGCCGAGGCCCTGGCCGCGCGCCTGGCCGAGCCGGACGGTCCGCAGGTGGTGCTGATCTCCACCGGCCAGGCCCCCAGCTGGTTCGACCAGCTGACCATGGACCGGGCCCGCGGGGCGATGATCTGGCGGCTGCGCTCGGCCGACATCTTCGGCCGCTTCCGCGCCTTCTGGCCGGCGACCCCGGCCGGCGAGACGATCATCGTGCACTCCAAGGTCAGCGTCTTCGACGACCGCATCGCCCGCGTCGGGTCGGCCAACCTCAACAACCGCTCGGGCGGCTTCGACACCGAGCTCGAGCTGGCGCTGGAGTGCGACGACGAGACCGCGCGGCTGAACATCGCCGCCTTCCGGGACCGGCTGGTCGGTCACTTCATGGGCCACACCGGCGATGCGGTGGCCAAGGCCCGCGCCGAGTTCGGCGGCCTGGTCGGCGCGATCGATGCGCTGAACCGTGACGGCCGGCTGCGGCCGATCGAGCCGCCCGGAGTCACCGCGATCGGCGAGTTCGTGACCAAGTACCACCTGGGCGACCCGCAGGACACGCGCGACGCCTGGCGCCCGAACCGGCGGCGGGAGCGGCTCTACAGCGAGCTCCGGGCGATCGGCGGCGTCGGCGAAACGCAGGTCTGGGAAGACGCCGAGCAGCAGCGGGTCAGACCACCTCGAAATCCATGA
- a CDS encoding endonuclease/exonuclease/phosphatase family protein: protein MPRIATYNVHRCVGNDRRLDVARVADVLAKLEPDIVALQELDVGRARTGGVDQAHEIARRLDMACHFHAALTVEEERYGDAILTAYPERLVQVGPLPGHPLIPQLEPRGALWVEVEIDGKRVQVINTHLGLVPREQQVQASWLAGPSWLEHPLCAGPKILTGDFNATGTSVVYRTLTAKLEPARRLSPKRSPTSTFPSPLPVLRIDHLFVSREIVVRDVFAPFEPLTRVASDHLPLVMDFEVV from the coding sequence ATGCCCCGGATCGCCACCTACAACGTCCATCGCTGCGTCGGGAACGATCGGCGGCTGGACGTCGCCCGGGTCGCCGACGTGCTGGCCAAGTTGGAACCCGACATCGTCGCCCTGCAGGAGCTCGACGTCGGCCGCGCCCGCACCGGCGGCGTCGACCAGGCGCACGAGATCGCCCGCCGGCTCGACATGGCCTGCCACTTCCACGCCGCGCTGACCGTCGAGGAGGAGCGCTACGGCGACGCCATCCTGACGGCCTATCCGGAGCGGCTGGTGCAGGTCGGGCCCCTGCCCGGCCACCCGCTCATCCCGCAGCTGGAGCCCCGCGGCGCCCTGTGGGTCGAGGTGGAGATCGACGGCAAGCGGGTGCAGGTGATCAACACCCACCTGGGGCTGGTGCCGCGCGAACAGCAGGTGCAGGCGAGCTGGCTGGCCGGACCGTCCTGGCTGGAGCATCCGCTCTGCGCCGGGCCGAAGATCCTGACCGGGGACTTCAACGCCACCGGGACCTCGGTGGTCTACCGCACGCTGACGGCCAAGCTGGAGCCGGCGCGGCGGCTGTCGCCGAAGCGCTCGCCCACCTCGACCTTCCCCTCGCCGCTGCCGGTGCTGCGCATCGACCACCTGTTCGTCAGCCGGGAGATCGTCGTGCGCGACGTCTTCGCGCCGTTCGAGCCGCTGACCCGGGTCGCCTCCGACCACCTGCCGCTGGTCATGGATTTCGAGGTGGTCTGA
- a CDS encoding acyl-CoA dehydrogenase family protein — protein MNLDFSPEENAFREEVRTFIKGNYPAQLRARQDSGEPLTKEDYLSWHKVLAKKGWVAPSWPTEFGGTGWTPTQKYIWSEELARADALPVLPFGVSMLAPVIYTFGTEEQKKAFLPGIYNGEVWWCQGYSEPGAGSDLASLKTRAERVKGDDGKEYYIVNGQKTWTTLGQFADWGFFLVRTDPDAKPQAGISFLLIDMKSPGITVRPIITLEGGHEVNDVFLDNVKVPVEQRIFHENQGWTCAKALLAHERSGIAGVARSKRGLEKLRDMARTERSDAGGALLGDAFFRRKVAELEIDLTALEFTELRTLAGESSGKGPGPESSILKIKGTEIQQRLQELALEAVGHYGAPFLRDMGHNAQIGPDFAEGLAGDYFNGRKTSIYGGSNEIQRNIIAKMVLGL, from the coding sequence ATGAACCTCGATTTCTCCCCCGAAGAGAACGCCTTCCGCGAGGAGGTCCGCACCTTCATCAAGGGGAATTATCCGGCGCAGCTGCGGGCCAGGCAGGATTCCGGCGAGCCGCTGACCAAGGAGGACTACCTCTCCTGGCACAAGGTGCTGGCGAAGAAGGGCTGGGTGGCGCCGTCGTGGCCGACGGAGTTCGGCGGCACCGGCTGGACGCCGACCCAGAAGTACATCTGGTCCGAGGAGCTGGCCCGCGCCGACGCGCTGCCGGTGCTGCCGTTCGGGGTCTCGATGCTGGCGCCGGTGATCTACACCTTCGGCACCGAAGAGCAGAAGAAGGCGTTCCTGCCGGGCATCTACAACGGCGAGGTCTGGTGGTGCCAGGGCTACTCCGAGCCGGGCGCCGGTTCCGACCTCGCCAGCCTCAAGACCCGCGCCGAGCGGGTGAAGGGCGACGACGGCAAGGAGTACTACATCGTCAACGGCCAGAAGACGTGGACGACGCTTGGCCAGTTCGCCGACTGGGGCTTCTTCCTGGTCCGCACCGACCCCGACGCCAAGCCGCAGGCCGGCATCTCCTTCCTGCTGATCGACATGAAGAGCCCGGGGATCACCGTGCGCCCGATCATCACCCTGGAGGGCGGGCACGAGGTGAACGACGTCTTCCTCGACAACGTCAAGGTGCCGGTGGAGCAGCGGATCTTCCACGAGAACCAGGGCTGGACCTGCGCCAAGGCGCTGCTGGCCCACGAGCGGTCGGGCATCGCCGGCGTCGCGCGCTCCAAGCGCGGGCTGGAGAAGCTGCGCGACATGGCGCGGACCGAGCGGTCGGACGCCGGCGGGGCGCTGCTGGGCGACGCCTTCTTCCGGCGCAAGGTGGCGGAGCTGGAGATCGACCTGACGGCGCTGGAGTTCACCGAGCTGCGCACGCTGGCCGGCGAGTCCAGCGGCAAGGGGCCGGGCCCGGAAAGCTCGATCCTGAAAATCAAAGGCACCGAAATCCAGCAGCGGCTGCAGGAGCTGGCGCTGGAGGCGGTCGGCCACTACGGCGCGCCGTTCCTGCGCGACATGGGCCACAACGCCCAGATCGGGCCCGATTTCGCCGAGGGCCTGGCCGGCGACTACTTCAACGGCCGCAAGACCTCGATCTACGGCGGCTCCAACGAGATCCAGCGCAACATCATCGCCAAGATGGTGCTGGGACTCTGA
- a CDS encoding acyl-CoA dehydrogenase family protein produces the protein MDFSFTEEQSMLRDTVASYLADNYSFDQRRAAISKEPGWSPQVWKAFAEELGILGAPFSEELGGLGGGPVENMIVMEEFGKALVVEPYLGTVVIGGGFLKHSGHPRAAELIGQIIAGEAIFAFAWAEPQGRYNLADLKTTAKKDGAGYVLNGHKAVVIGAPYATHLIVTARTAGGQRDAQGISVFLVEKNAAGVSTRDYPTVDGFRASEVTLENVQVEADALIGPEGQALPLIEKVMDEAVAATCAEACGVLRKLHEGTLEYTRQRKQFGQPISAFQVLQHRMVDMFIQVEQAVSMTYMATIKLGEDDKERSKAAAAAKVQIGKAARFVGQNAIQLHGGMGMTDEMAIGHYFKRATMIENAFGSIDHFLARYEFLSLGEAA, from the coding sequence GTGGATTTCAGCTTCACCGAAGAACAGTCGATGCTGCGCGACACCGTGGCGAGCTATCTGGCCGACAACTATTCCTTCGATCAGCGCCGGGCGGCGATCTCCAAGGAGCCGGGCTGGAGCCCGCAGGTGTGGAAGGCCTTCGCCGAGGAGCTGGGCATCCTGGGCGCGCCGTTCTCCGAGGAGCTGGGCGGCCTGGGCGGCGGCCCGGTCGAGAACATGATCGTCATGGAGGAGTTCGGCAAAGCCCTGGTGGTCGAGCCCTACCTCGGCACGGTGGTGATCGGCGGCGGCTTCCTGAAGCACTCCGGCCACCCGCGCGCCGCCGAGCTGATCGGCCAGATCATCGCCGGCGAGGCGATCTTCGCCTTCGCCTGGGCCGAGCCGCAGGGCCGCTACAACCTCGCCGACCTGAAGACCACGGCCAAGAAGGACGGCGCGGGCTACGTGCTGAACGGCCACAAGGCGGTGGTGATCGGCGCGCCCTACGCCACCCACCTGATCGTCACCGCCCGCACCGCCGGAGGGCAGCGCGACGCGCAGGGAATCTCAGTGTTCCTGGTGGAGAAGAACGCCGCCGGCGTCTCGACCCGCGACTACCCGACCGTCGACGGTTTCCGGGCCTCCGAGGTGACGCTGGAGAACGTGCAGGTCGAGGCCGACGCCCTGATCGGGCCGGAAGGCCAGGCCCTGCCGCTGATCGAGAAGGTCATGGACGAGGCGGTCGCCGCCACCTGCGCCGAGGCCTGCGGCGTGCTGCGCAAGCTGCACGAGGGGACGCTGGAATACACCCGCCAGCGCAAGCAGTTCGGCCAGCCGATCTCCGCCTTCCAGGTCCTGCAGCACCGGATGGTCGACATGTTCATCCAGGTCGAGCAGGCGGTCTCGATGACCTACATGGCGACGATCAAGCTCGGCGAAGACGACAAGGAGCGCTCCAAGGCGGCCGCGGCCGCGAAGGTGCAGATCGGCAAGGCCGCCCGCTTCGTCGGCCAGAACGCCATCCAGCTGCACGGCGGCATGGGCATGACCGACGAGATGGCGATCGGCCACTACTTCAAGCGCGCCACCATGATCGAGAACGCCTTCGGCTCCATCGACCACTTCCTGGCCCGCTACGAGTTCCTGAGCCTGGGCGAAGCGGCTTAA